TATTTTCTTAGGAGGTTTAACAATGGCGAAAAAAATCCAAACTCCCAAAATACCACCGCAGTTAGCCGAACTTGATTCTAACTGGCTTTCTGAAGAGGTGTATTTGCGTGAGGTTCTAATAGAAGATCGTGACTTTGATTTTGATCCCATGGAACGCATCGTGCTTGATCAGGTTATTTTGCGAAACGTGAATTTTACAACGCTAGAATTCCCCAATATTGAACTTACCGATGTTATTTTTGAAAAGTGTAATCTCTCCAACGTAGTCTTCACTTCCGCTATCATTCATCGTTGTCAATTCATTGATTGCAAGCTTACTGGTGCTGATTTATCGGATTCTTTAATTCATAACACGCTTTTCCAAAATTGTTTAATGACGATGAGTTCACTCGGTTTTTCTAAATTTAAACATGTAGAATGGCAAGGTTGCGCGCTGATTAATGCCGACTTTTACGAAAGTGAATTAAAGCATTCTGAAATGGTTGATTGCCAGCTGAATGAAGCTAATTTTTCGAACGTTATCATGGAAAGCATCGATCTCAGCGTCAATCATTTTGAAGGGATCATGGTTTCTCTCGATAAATTAGGTGATTGTCGCGTTACATCTGAACAAGCCCTCAGCTTTGCGCGAGCTTTAGGCGTTATAATTAAAGAAGACGAATAAAAGAAACGCCGTGCCTATTTTCCAGGGCACGGCGTTTCTTCTATTATCAAGTGGTTACT
The sequence above is drawn from the Listeria weihenstephanensis genome and encodes:
- a CDS encoding pentapeptide repeat-containing protein, with product MAKKIQTPKIPPQLAELDSNWLSEEVYLREVLIEDRDFDFDPMERIVLDQVILRNVNFTTLEFPNIELTDVIFEKCNLSNVVFTSAIIHRCQFIDCKLTGADLSDSLIHNTLFQNCLMTMSSLGFSKFKHVEWQGCALINADFYESELKHSEMVDCQLNEANFSNVIMESIDLSVNHFEGIMVSLDKLGDCRVTSEQALSFARALGVIIKEDE